A window of Amycolatopsis sp. AA4 contains these coding sequences:
- a CDS encoding DUF3558 domain-containing protein: MECLARRYWRGRSESSLVTAGATRLSVTRGRGAHGSAPAGARYPASTASAGPAARSVTPSSRLAGRRRCDPIVSPTTTPGIAQKGRGIQLSLHANTASEHSRPLARAPRPAGHRAAARKAVLAIAGIAIASLSACTTASAPDAPARPSTGRSPGPTAPTVPMVQHPLDLGRLRQAPCDALTPDQADGLLGSGSRGVPRVQIVDEPLCGWDHHGVVIQVLLPVRGGNGIADIAHSYADRRSLDPIRGYPAIEFGSKDDQHRNGECRVAVGVNDHETIDASIVILPGGDNTDPCSVARDVLDKTIGNLQEHPR, translated from the coding sequence GTGGAGTGCCTGGCCAGGCGATACTGGCGGGGACGTTCTGAGAGTTCACTGGTGACGGCCGGGGCGACGCGTTTGTCTGTCACGCGTGGTCGTGGTGCGCACGGCTCGGCACCCGCTGGTGCGCGATACCCTGCTTCGACCGCGTCCGCCGGGCCCGCGGCACGGTCGGTCACCCCATCGAGTCGACTCGCCGGTCGACGTCGTTGCGATCCAATAGTTTCGCCCACGACGACACCGGGCATCGCCCAGAAAGGCCGCGGCATCCAGTTGTCCTTGCACGCCAATACCGCCTCCGAGCACTCTCGCCCTCTCGCACGCGCTCCGCGACCTGCGGGACACCGTGCGGCAGCGCGCAAAGCGGTCCTCGCGATCGCGGGAATCGCGATCGCAAGCCTCTCCGCCTGCACCACCGCTTCGGCGCCGGACGCCCCCGCCCGGCCCTCGACCGGACGCTCCCCCGGCCCAACGGCACCGACAGTGCCGATGGTGCAGCATCCTCTCGACCTCGGCCGGTTGAGGCAGGCCCCGTGTGACGCCCTCACCCCCGACCAGGCCGACGGCCTGCTGGGCTCCGGCAGCCGGGGCGTCCCCAGGGTGCAGATCGTCGACGAACCGCTGTGCGGGTGGGACCACCACGGCGTCGTGATCCAGGTTCTGCTGCCGGTCCGGGGCGGCAACGGCATCGCCGACATCGCACACTCGTACGCGGACCGTCGTTCCCTCGACCCGATCCGCGGCTACCCCGCGATCGAATTCGGCAGCAAGGACGACCAGCACCGCAACGGCGAATGCCGGGTCGCCGTCGGCGTCAACGACCACGAGACGATCGACGCGAGCATCGTGATACTGCCCGGGGGCGACAACACAGACCCGTGCAGCGTCGCGCGCGACGTGCTCGACAAAACCATCGGAAACCTCCAGGAACATCCCCGGTGA